A single genomic interval of Primulina tabacum isolate GXHZ01 unplaced genomic scaffold, ASM2559414v2 Contig705, whole genome shotgun sequence harbors:
- the LOC142534821 gene encoding 3-dehydroquinate synthase, chloroplastic-like yields MFGLKASATPAVPVLDQTSSSSPAVSTIVEVDLGDRSYPIYIGSGLLDQPQLLQKHVHGKQVLVVTNTTIAPLYLDKTIWALTDRNPNVKVESVILPDGEQYKNMDTLMKVFDKAIESRMDRRCTFVALGGGVIGDMCGYAAASYLRGVNFIQIPTTVMAQVDSSVGGKTGINHPLGKNMIGAFYQPQCVLIDTDTLNTLPDRELASGLAEVIKYGLIRDAEFFEWQENNMQALMARDSRAFTYAIKRSCENKAEVVSLDEKESGLRATLNLGHTFGHAIETGVGYGQWLHGEAVAAGTVMAVDMSRRLGWIDDSLVKRVYNIFQRAKLPTAPAESMSVDMFKSVMAVDKKVADGLLRLILLKGPLGSCVFTGEYDRQRPSLRHVACICKS; encoded by the exons TCCCGCTGTTCCCGTCCTGGATCAAACCTCGTCTTCCTCTCCTGCTGTTTCTACAATCGTTGAGGTAGATTTGGGCGATCGGAGCTACCCGATTTACATCGGCTCCGGCCTTCTCGATCAACCCCAGCTACTCCAGAA GCATGTTCATGGCAAGCAAGTCCTGGTGGTCACCAACACTACTATCGCTCCGTTGTATCTTGATAAAACAATTTGGGCTTTAACTGACCGAAACCCTAATGTCAAAGTTGAGAGCGTAATTTTGCCTGATGGAGAGCAATATAAGAACATG GATACTCTCATGAAGGTTTTTGATAAAGCAATTGAGTCACGAATGGACCGACGCTGTACATTTGTGGCTCTTGGTGGTGGAGTCATTGGTGACATGTGTGGCTATGCCGCGGCTTCTTACCTGCGTGGAGTAAATTTCATTCAGATTCCTACCACTGTCATGGCACAG GTAGATTCTTCGGTTGGGGGTAAAACTGGAATCAACCACCCACTTGGTAAAAATATGATTGGAGCATTCTACCAACCACAATGTGTGCTCATAGACACTGACACTTTGAACACATTACCGGATCGAGAACTAGCATCTGGGCTTGCAGAAGTTATTAAATATGGGCTTATTCGAGATGCCGAATTTTTTGAGTGGCAGGAAAATAACATGCAGGCACTTATGGCAAG GGATTCCAGAGCATTTACCTATGCTATCAAGCGGTCGTGCGAAAATAAGGCTGAGGTTGTGTCCCTAGATGAGAAGGAAAGTGGATTGAGGGCAACATTGAACTTGGGTCACACTTTTGGTCAC GCTATTGAGACTGGTGTGGGATATGGGCAGTGGCTTCACGGGGAAGCAGTTGCTGCTGGCACG GTCATGGCAGTTGACATGTCTCGCCGACTCGGCTGGATTGACGATTCACTGGTAAAACGGGTGTATAATATCTTTCAACGAGCCAAGTTACCCACAGCCCCCGCAGAATCCATGAGTGTAGACATGTTTAAATCTGTGATGGCG GTGGATAAGAAGGTAGCCGATGGTTTGTTAAGGCTTATTCTGTTGAAAGGTCCACTCGGCAGTTGTGTCTTCACCGGTGAGTACGACAGGCAGAGGCCCTCGCTACGACACGTTGCGTGCATTTGCAAGTCCTGA